GCTAAAATTCCAGCCAAACTTAACAGAAATAAGTCTGGAGATAATTATGAATCAGCAACCGCATACTAATGCTGAACAAAAACTAAGCAAAAAAGTAATGGTACATATCAAGATTCATACTACAATTATGATAACATTCAGGTTACCATGCATGCATCAGCTTCCATCAATCTCCAAGAACAATATACAGCACATCACTGTGATAAATCGATAAACCTGAACCCTGGTTATACCAAGTTTTTTTGAGAGATTATCATGCATGGATTAGGTCCATCCATATCCAAGAACAATATACAGTACATCATGGTGATAAATCAGGTTTAGTAGAACCCTGATTATAAGTAAGTTGATGAAATGAAAGGACAGCCAAGATACTGTAAATTGGTACACAAATAGAACATAACATTAGTAGGCAACATAAGAATCTTCCCAGGGCATAAGAAATTATGCACTTCCAATGTCAATTGAATAATACCTGACTCTTAAATTTATCATTCTCATTTCCAAAAGTTTATTGCATTAAGGAAATcattattattcttcttttcaGTTTCAATTGACTAAAATGCTGTGATAATTGCTAATTAGGGAAAGTAGAAAACTGGCACTTGGAGTTTATGCTTGAGATAAACAaatgagagaaaagaaaatagaaaataagtgACTATTGTCTATAAAAATGGAGAGTTAGTTCTATTTGTACATGATCACATAAGAGAAGCATATTAGTAGGAACCAATCCAAATTGAGAGGCAATTTAGTAGTTCTACAGATTCAATCACCAAGTTAAGGTTGTATGTTTTAACAGTAAATCATTTATGTTGCTTAATTTGATAAACATGAAAAAGATAACAGGATTTGACTGAACTTGGGCTTGGAAGCTGCATATGCCTCTGATTTAAATCGACCATATCTAAGTATACATACCAGGCAAACCGGGGAACAAGCATTGACTGCTTTGTCCATGTCGTTGAGGTCTTTGACAAGTAAAACTCAGCAACAATAGAGAGGATATCCTTCATTTCCGTCCCACTGCCAGTTAACAACACTCGACCATCTGGATGAACTGTAATTTTAGAACTAGAGGCCAAGTCCCCCACAAAGTCCACTAAAGGCTTTGGAGCATCACAGGAGCCATTTGGATAAATAAGAGGAGAGCAGGGTTGCTGATGCACATCCAACACCAAAGCCTGAAGATCCATCAAGTCGGACAGTAAAGATAAATCCAATCCACTTTTTTCTAGTTCACTTGATCCCGATGTGagaaacttcaagattttctcatgtttagTACATTGTTCAGCTATCCCAAAGCTAAAGAGTACTGAATCAGGGCAAGTGTCTGCCAGCAAAATAAGGACACCAGCATGAAAACCCAAGTTTTGTAGAGTTGGACAACTGAGTGTTATTCTTCTTACATTatgcaaataaaagaaacttgATAGAACAAGTCATCATGCCACATAATCCTATTGGTTGTAAAAGAAGACTCTGAGCTGAAGATTAATGATGCATATGATGGCATTCTGTTAACCAAACATTTCACTAACCAACCTTGCTAAGAtccatttaaatttaaatcaaactGTTATTatccaaaaattattttggcATCATTTTGTGCACATACAGATTTATTGGCATTCAGCAGGTTGTTTCATATAATAGTCTTTTTGCTTCTTtcatcaacatacaagttATTAGAAGTTAAAAATAGCTAAAAGTTACATGGTCTACTACTGCTTTTTGCTGAATAGTTCATCAGCAAGAAGTCCCAAACTTTAAAAGGATAGTTTACAGACCTTGCACATCAATAAGCACAGGCCTTCCAACTGGTGAATCAATCCTGGCAAACTGAGTGCGGTCACAGAATCCATTCACGGGTCTCCATGGCTCATGCTGACATGGCTCCACACTAAGGGAGTTTGGTCTTTTTATCTCATGTCTTGCTCCCTGACATGGAAAATACGGCTGTGAGTCCTGCATAAACCAAAGATTTGACATCATTTGCTACTGAATAAATACAGTTCATAATGAGATGCAAAGACAACAAGGAGTTACAACCATCTTATTATCAATTTGATGATCATAAACTATACACAGAATCACGGCCTCTCCCagaatatgataaaatcaTCTTAATATGCTCCTAATTTCTCCAAATTGAATAGGATAGGGTAAgataattcaaatataaacaGTGATAAATTAACCAACAATTGATGCATGGATAAATTTACCAACCATACACATAATAACTCGAGAATGAAAACCGTTAACTGAAGTAACTGATACTAATcaagttaataaatatcacAAATAGGATTTCAGAATGCACTAATACTAACAGTAAAACAGAAAGATCATTTACCCATATGAGGTCCAGCCAAAGTGGGTCATGGAGAGGAACTCGAGACGGTCCTGCAACTTCTTGGCTGCAGGCCCAAAAAGCTCACAAGTGTACTTGACAACTCCcttaaaaaacttttaaaaaataaaaataaaatgccaGTCATAGGCAGATTGCATATTTTTGGAACTGTGCAATAAATAGTTAGCGTTAGTTGCCTCTTTCTTATCATAAATCTTAAATTTCAGAACATCGTCATCAGAAATGGTAAGTGTATAGTTAGCAACACGAATCAATATAACAGAACAAACTAAGTACCATAACTACGAGGCAGCAGAGGTGGAAATCTAACAGATAACGCAGTGTGAAATTCACAGTCAACTCTATATAACCATTAATTAAAACCAAGAAAAGATAAATCCAAATTAacagaaatttaaataataaaaatagctcGAACCTTTACCTTAAGGACTCTGGTCTGCTCTGGAACAAACACTAACCCATTACCAAGAGGGTACCCATGAGATGCCATCAAACAAAGCTTGACCATCTCAgagaagaaattaagaaaaaccCAGCTCAGAAATCAAAGTTTCCGAcgctgaaatctcttcttctttctgtACCCTTTTACTCAAAGCAACACCATAAACTTATCCATCTAATACAAGACCctcaaaatccaaaaatctTGGCTAATCTTTTCAATTGTTTTGAGTGGTacccaaaaaaaaagagagaaaagattTAAGGCTTTTATTAGATTTACGTGACCCAATCGTTTAATCGACAACTTCCAAGCTTAGGATCTGTGGCAAGGACTCGAGGCCTTGAGAATCCAGGCTGGGACCTGGAAACAGACAAAAGCGTCAGCTTTGTTACGTTTTTGGACTTTCTCTTCAGGAATTTGGGTCTTCTTCTGATGATTCTTTATGTATGTTCTTTGGCTGTTATTAACCGTTGATTTTAGGGGAGTTAAATTTTAGCGGCTCTGATGCAGAGAAGGATGATCTTACTGGGCTGGCTGGTAATGGCTAACGCCTACGGTACGCAtgatttactttttctttaaaaaataaaaatctaaggCAGCCGTTTGTGACTTTGACTTTGCGTCAGGTTTTGgtgataaatttataagcacacacttgaataaataaataaataaaattgccATCCCTAGAAAATGTTATACTTTGGGTCCACTTTATGAACAAAATTTGTTGTGTTAAaacattaacaatatatattttttattaaattataaataatcaaattttctattttaatttatttttaaataatatctatttaataatatttattttactcgttaagtaatttttttattgataaaataataaaatataatattttttagaaaaatagaaaatatataatatacttaaAAACTACTTAAAAGtcacttttttaaaaaaaaaattgaaagagagaaattagtttttaaatcatttaaaaaaatgatgaattaaatagttttttaaaaatttaatttttatatatattctctataataaagtaaaaatatgacttaaaaatttattcagaTGCCTTTAGATTAGCattagtttcttttaaatttttataaatgatttaAAAAGTGTTTTCAGttttgtataatttaattttttaagaaatatatgatAGTGAAAGGCAATAAATTCATTCTAAAATCCATTATATGTAATGATGATTTAAAATTGTGTTTTCTAAATGGTTTCAAGTATGATcattatatgttgaataaaaatataaaatataattttctttaggaataaaattcaatttggcTTTGAGTTCAATTTAgctctttttttaaatatttgaatattttaatctaaatttttatatatttagttcaaattagctctattttttataaaaataaaaaaagtgagGTACACACTCTCtagtaaaaaaatagatagaatgaaaaataaaaaaatattaatttcttatattaaattacttaacttaaaaaatatatattaatatttaaataaaatataataaaaaattaaatattgctacagtatttttatttatttttcttaataatgacAAATGAAAAGACAGTTACAATGCTAGTGATACCGAAGACGGTGGAGGCGAGAGCGGTTCACCGAAAATAATGGTAGTAATAACTATccattgtttaattatattaattgtgctaaaattataaaataattgttaaataatattataatactataattattttttatttttaaaagagagTGATTTTCactcttttatttcttaaaaaatataattaatttaagtcaaatatacaaaaatttgagttaaaaaatttgtaaatttagaaactaattaaattaaatccatataacaaaattaatggccaaattgtattttattttttaaaaaaatacaagtaaatagaatttaaagttaacttttaagaaataaaaaacgAAAGAATTGATGTAAGGTTACTTGTATACCTTGAGGCAATATAACATTGCATGTCACCATGTACattcattataattttttttttattttatttaaattttattggtggcaaaataaatacaaataagtaaatttattttatatgtttaataaaactaattattaaacAATAAGCAGTCTTGTGTTCTGCATTTCCGAACATGAAAAGAATCCAATCCAACATAAAAGAACCGAAAAAAGTCTTTATACAGCTCTCcaagaagaataaaattatcattataCAGCTCTCAAAGAAGAGTAAAATTATACACAAacttatattgagaaaaagCAATATAAATAGTATGTCTAAATTAGTATTTGTAAGTGCATGAACTATTCTTATAGTAAAGTGGTAAATTCACCATGAAATCAATCTCTCAAAGAACTATAAAGCCacttaatatataaactaattatcaacacaaaaataataaaaataaatctaaacactttaaactaatattttaagagaatattatttaattagtgatttctttatctttatatctttatttgtTTCAATTGTTGTTAGTTGactatcatatcaatttaataataatagtacttgttataaaaatatttaaattgaatgtattagagacaccatctttacttcaatctatattggtataagaaactttagttacatcattagtttgagtggCTAAAGGAAAAGatacatcaccatctcatttatTAGATCTAGACTTGAAATAAAACAAGGGGACTACTAAGTAATTGGCTAGgctaaatactattttcatcatatagttttaaattataagtatttgtattgcatatttatttattgtttggtTACTTTTATTAAGGTTcaaatataagtaaaaaagctaaactagacacttatgaaaactaccctaacatatttaaccaaATGGTCAcagtattaaatagaaaaacataaaataaaatagaaaataaaagttccCTCtagatctaaattttttttaaggtattaagataattagtcatcactctttatttcttaaaaagttccttagatcttaaaagaacaatgaaacttaaaattaagtgtttatggaataattataaagaattgcAGAGACAAGAATGATGGACATATTCAGATAAGAGATATAGCAGAGAGCATATATGAGAATTTCTcctcatatttttaaaactagGTTTGCAAATATATATACAGAGAAAAGTCATCTTCTAAGTAAATTTTCctaaagataaatatacataatataagtttatccaatagataagactatagatattcttatttctatcaaatatTATCTCATAAATAACTTTTGTATAAATTATAGATAGAAATAGCAGTTCACCCATTTTAACCTTGGATCTTGATACAAATATATCTAATTAAGCTccttttttagtatttagcaccatattttttctcttttataatattagttaaAAATAGACAATAAAGCTTAAATGAGgtataaatacttatttttgtcatattatatataaaaaaatatactattaaagctctaaaatactgtaaataactatatataatttggatcTATCAATAGAAATCTTTAATTTCCCAACTCCTAAAGTAAATGAAGACAAAAGGTTCATGAAATAAGTacaaaaaatagtttgatcttattattttataatgtttaGAATGCGATTCTTTTTTAAGTAAAAGAGGTATGTGGTTACAAACTATGacaaagaaaaacatattttatggTTAAAAAGtcttgaattataaaaattcaaacaccTTCACTCAAACCAGCTATCATTATCGTATTGtccatattttaataatatgaatattctaataaatagaaaatgcaGAAACAGAATTTAACAGTGCAGCTTGATCGGCTTGCACAGAAACTTCATTCAGTATATATAGCAAAAAATACAAGTCGCTTAtcagaaaaataaggaataaatGTCAGATATATATGGCTGATTTTGTGCTACAAACTAGGACCAACTAACGACTACAGGTGCGAGAAATGCTGGTGAAGACTTGCAACAATATTGAATACTTCAAACAGAGAGATTTCAGCAGCAGTCATGTTACTGCTTTAACTCTCCCTCTCAAACGAAGGGGTGAATCAACCATGCCGAGTTTGTCACGCAAGAACTGAAATCGAGAATTTGCCAATGCCTTCGTAAGACAATCAGCTATCTGATCGTGCGATGGAACATACCGAATTTCAAGATCTTTTCTCAAGACCATGTCCCTAACAAAATGAACATCTATCTCAATATGCTTTGTTCGTGCATGGTGCACAGGATTGGATGCAAGAGCAGCAACACTTAAGTTATCAACCCACACGATTGGTTTGGATGGCTAAGGAAATGAAAATTCTTTGAGAAGTGACATGATCCAAGACATCTCTGCAGCAAGATTCGCTAAGGCCCTGTATTCAGACTCAGTACTTGACCTGGCTACAACATATTGTTTCTTAGAAGACCATGAAATCAAGGTATCaccaaaataaatacaatagcCTACAATAGAACGGTGGTCATCTAGGCAACTTGCCCAATCAGCATCAGAGAATCCACTTAAGCCAAGTCTGTCTTTGTATTTGATATGTAGCCTAACTGAAACAGTTCCACTTAGATAACGAAGAACTCTTTTCACTGCTTGCTAAGGAATCAAAGTTGGTTGCTGAAGAAATTGGCTTAACTTGTTGACAGCATATGCTATGTCTGGCCGAGTGTGTGCGAGATACTGAAGGGCTCCTAAAATTTGTCTATAAGAAGTTGGATTCCTCATGACTTCTCCCTCTTCTTTAGACAAACTTTTCCCAGTAGCAAGTGGTGTTGAGCAAGCTTTTGCATTTCCCATCTTAGTTTTCTTTAACAAAGTTGATGC
The Ricinus communis isolate WT05 ecotype wild-type chromosome 1, ASM1957865v1, whole genome shotgun sequence DNA segment above includes these coding regions:
- the LOC8285869 gene encoding uncharacterized protein LOC8285869 isoform X1 is translated as MVKLCLMASHGYPLGNGLVFVPEQTRVLKVKDSQPYFPCQGARHEIKRPNSLSVEPCQHEPWRPVNGFCDRTQFARIDSPVGRPVLIDVQDTCPDSVLFSFGIAEQCTKHEKILKFLTSGSSELEKSGLDLSLLSDLMDLQALVLDVHQQPCSPLIYPNGSCDAPKPLVDFVGDLASSSKITVHPDGRVLLTGSGTEMKDILSIVAEFYLSKTSTTWTKQSMLVPRFAWPHISETQANVLNSSLNVKDVTAPLRSSEKIKLKPSPKKKSCRKGNKERDLYQRNYFHACESLLSLMMDKKRHGKTAILSLKKSGPELPSLLTQFSAGIAGTGLAVLFSVVCKVACGRMPFCTAKLFSTGFGFGLVWLSWAVNRLRDTIIYISKNASKLGLKDEEMLRIVDRSLKDVYFRAATLMVVAALRLA
- the LOC8285869 gene encoding uncharacterized protein LOC8285869 isoform X2; the encoded protein is MVKLCLMASHGYPLGNGLVFVPEQTRVLKDSQPYFPCQGARHEIKRPNSLSVEPCQHEPWRPVNGFCDRTQFARIDSPVGRPVLIDVQDTCPDSVLFSFGIAEQCTKHEKILKFLTSGSSELEKSGLDLSLLSDLMDLQALVLDVHQQPCSPLIYPNGSCDAPKPLVDFVGDLASSSKITVHPDGRVLLTGSGTEMKDILSIVAEFYLSKTSTTWTKQSMLVPRFAWPHISETQANVLNSSLNVKDVTAPLRSSEKIKLKPSPKKKSCRKGNKERDLYQRNYFHACESLLSLMMDKKRHGKTAILSLKKSGPELPSLLTQFSAGIAGTGLAVLFSVVCKVACGRMPFCTAKLFSTGFGFGLVWLSWAVNRLRDTIIYISKNASKLGLKDEEMLRIVDRSLKDVYFRAATLMVVAALRLA
- the LOC8285869 gene encoding uncharacterized protein LOC8285869 isoform X3 translates to MVKLCLMASHGYPLGNGLVFVPEQTRVLKGARHEIKRPNSLSVEPCQHEPWRPVNGFCDRTQFARIDSPVGRPVLIDVQDTCPDSVLFSFGIAEQCTKHEKILKFLTSGSSELEKSGLDLSLLSDLMDLQALVLDVHQQPCSPLIYPNGSCDAPKPLVDFVGDLASSSKITVHPDGRVLLTGSGTEMKDILSIVAEFYLSKTSTTWTKQSMLVPRFAWPHISETQANVLNSSLNVKDVTAPLRSSEKIKLKPSPKKKSCRKGNKERDLYQRNYFHACESLLSLMMDKKRHGKTAILSLKKSGPELPSLLTQFSAGIAGTGLAVLFSVVCKVACGRMPFCTAKLFSTGFGFGLVWLSWAVNRLRDTIIYISKNASKLGLKDEEMLRIVDRSLKDVYFRAATLMVVAALRLA